A single genomic interval of Seriola aureovittata isolate HTS-2021-v1 ecotype China chromosome 10, ASM2101889v1, whole genome shotgun sequence harbors:
- the tmtc3 gene encoding protein O-mannosyl-transferase TMTC3 isoform X2: MAVVSWKEILLLTGLVVGCYWNSLSCGFVFDDVSAILDNKDLRPSTPLRNLFLNDFWGTPMAEERSHKSYRPLTVFTFRLNYLFSELSAASYHLFNVVLHGVVCVLFLRVCRLFLDKTSSLVAALLFAVHPIHTEAVTGVVGRAELLSSIFLLAAFLAYTKSTGADHSIVWAPIALTVVLVAAATLCKEQGITVVGICCVHEVFVAQGFTLPMLLDTLRQVLQGKDGFPYAVLQTLLKLIVLIISTLLLVIIRVQVIQSQLPVFTRFDNPAAVSPTPTRQLTFNYLLPVNAWLLLNPSELCCDWTMGTIPLVESLLDLRNLATLLFYSFLALLAYHSLRYRHSSAKTVIMALSLIVLPFIPASNLFFPVGFVVAERVLYVPSMGFCVLVAHGFKIVSHKGHLKKISWLMIGVLLTTHAVKTFNRNWDWESEYTLFTSALKVNKNNAKLWNNVGHALENQNNYAKALRYFLQATRVQPDDIGAHMNVGRTYKNLNKSKEAEDAYLVAKSLMPQVIPGKKYATRVAPNHLNVYINLANLIRANESRLEEADQLYRQAISMRPDFKQAYISRGELLLKMNKLTEARDAYLRALELDRTNADLWYNLAIVNIEMKDPSEALKNFNHALELNPRHKLALFNSALLMQESGEPKFWPEANRRFLTYVEEEPDDANGYFNLGMLAMDANENAAAERWMRKAIGLQAGFRSALFNLALLYSQSKREVDALPVLDELLRYHPEHIKGLILKGDILMNHKKDTRGAKICFERILRMDPTNVQGKHNLCVVYFEERDLPRAERCLEETLALAPNEEYVRRHLSIVRSKMAAMSAAGQPLTSSEGATVTAKEEKPKRVREGAEEVAQGEEEGRVAETVGKGAEDDKNVRKSSAESLEGVAVDQSESLDSSQSDKRTKE, translated from the exons ATGGCTGTCGTGTCATGGAAGGAGATTTTACTTTTGACTGGACTGGTGGTGGGATGTTACTGGAACAGTCTGTCATGCGGCTTCGTGTTTGATGATGTCTCAGCAATCCTTGACAACAAGGACCTACGGCCCTCAACCCCTCTCCGCAACCTATTCCTCAATGACTTCTGGGGAACGCCCATGGCTGAG GAGCGGAGCCATAAATCTTACCGACCCCTCACTGTATTCACCTTCCGACTGAACTACCTCTTCAGTGAGCTGAGCGCAGCTTCGTACCATCTCTTCAATGTGGTTTTACACGGCGTAGTATGTGTGCTTTTCCTGCGAGTGTGCCGATTGTTCCTGGACAAGACTTCCAGCTTGGTGGCAGCTTTGCTGTTTGCTGTGCATCCCATCCATACTGAAGCT GTCACAGGTGTGGTTGGCAGAGCTGAGCTTCTGTCTTCAATCTTCCTTCTGGCTGCTTTCCTGGCCTACACAAAATCAACAGGTGCAGACCACTCCATTG TTTGGGCTCCCATCGCTTTGACAGTCGTTCTCGTGGCTGCAGCGACACTGTGTAAGGAGCAGGGAATCACTGTCGTCGGCATCTGCTGCGTCCATGAAGTGTTCGTTGCACAAGGG tTTACCTTGCCCATGCTGTTGGACACACTGCGGCAAGTCCTGCAGGGTAAAGACGGTTTCCCCTACGCTGTCCTGCAAACTCTGCTGAAGCTCATTGTCCTCATCATCAGCACCCTGCTGCTCGTCATCATCAGAGTCCAAGTCATCCAGTCTCAGCTTCCTGTCTTCACCAG ATTTGATAACCCAGCAGCAGTCAGCCCCACTCCCACAAGACAACTGACTTTCAACTACCTACTTCCTGTGAATGCATGGCTTCTGCTGAATCCCTCAGAGCTCTGCTGCGACTGGACCATGGGCACCATCCCCCTGGTGGAGTCGCTCCTTGACCTCCGTAACCTGGCCACACTGCTGTTCTACTCCTTCCTGGCCCTGCTGGCGTACCACAGCCTGCGCTACAGACACAGCTCTGCCAAGACTGTCATCATG gCCCTGTCTTTGATTGTCCTGCCTTTTATACCTGCGTCCAACCTCTTCTTCCCTGTGGGCTTTGTCGTGGCAGAGAGGGTGCTGTACGTGCCCAGTATGGGCTTCTGTGTTCTCGTTGCACACGGGTTTAAGATTGTTTCGCATAAAGG TCACTTGAAGAAGATTTCCTGGTTGATGATTGGAGTGCTCTTAACTACGCATGCAGTGAAAACCTTTAACAGGAATTGGGACTGGGAGTCAGAATACACTCTATTCACGTCTGCCCTGAAG GTAAACAAGAACAACGCCAAGTTGTGGAACAATGTTGGCCACGCTCTAGAGAATCAAAATAATTATGCCAAGGCACTGCGGTACTTTCTCCAGGCCACTCGTGTTCAGCCAG ATGACATTGGTGCTCACATGAATGTTGGAAGAACCTACAAGAACCTGAACAAGTCCAAAGAGGCAGAAGATGCCTACTTGGTTGCCAAATCCCTCATGCCACAG GTCATTCCTGGTAAGAAGTATGCGACACGTGTGGCCCCTAACCATCTGAATGTTTACATAAACCTGGCCAATCTGATCCGGGCCAACGAATCCCGCCTAGAGGAGGCCGACCAGCTCTACCGACAAGCAATCAGCATGAGACCAGACTTCAAACAAGCCTACATTAGCAG AGGGGAGCTACTGCTGAAGATGAACAAGCTGACTGAGGCCCGGGACGCCTACCTCCGAGCCTTGGAGCTCGACCGCACCAACGCCGATCTGTGGTACAACCTGGCCATCGTCAACATTGAGATGAAGGACCCTTCAGAAGCCCTGAAGAACTTCAACCACGCCCTGGAGCTCAACCCCCGCCACAAGCTGGCGCTCTTCAACTCAGCACTCCTCATGCAGGAGTCTG GTGAGCCAAAGTTCTGGCCTGAGGCTAACCGTCGCTTCCTCACCTATGTGGAGGAGGAGCCTGACGATGCCAATGGCTACTTCAACCTTGGCATGCTGGCCATGGATGCCAATGAAAATGCAGCAGCGGAGCGGTGGATGCGTAAAGCCATTGGTTTGCAGGCCGGCTTCCGCAGTGCCCTGTTTAACCTGGCGTTGCTTTACTCTCAGTCCAAACGTGAGGTGGATGCTCTGCCTGTGTTGGACGAGCTACTGCGCTACCACCCAGAGCACATCAAGGGCCTGATTCTAAAGGGCGACATCCTCATGAACCACAAGAAAGACACCCGCGGGGCTAAAATCTGCTTCGAGCGCATCTTGCGGATGGACCCCACCAATGTGCAAGGCAAGCACAACTTGTGCGTGGTCTACTTTGAGGAGCGTGACCTGCCACGGGCCGAGCGATGCCTGGAGGAGACGCTGGCCCTGGCACCAAACGAGGAGTACGTGCGTCGTCACTTGAGCATTGTGCGAAGCAAAATGGCTGCCATGAGCGCAGCCGGGCAGCCACTTACTTCATCAGAGGGTGCCACTGTGACAGCTAAGGAGGAAAAGCCGAAGAGAGTTAGGGAGGGGGCGGAGGAAGTTGCTCAGGGtgaagaggaagggagggtTGCTGAGACTGTTGGAAAGGGGGCTGAGGATGACAAGAATGTGCGGAAATCCTCTGCAGAAAGCCTCGAAGGTGTGGCCGTGGACCAATCAGAGTCTTTGGACAGTAGCCAGTCTGACAAGCGGACTAAGG aatga
- the tmtc3 gene encoding protein O-mannosyl-transferase TMTC3 isoform X1 — protein MAVVSWKEILLLTGLVVGCYWNSLSCGFVFDDVSAILDNKDLRPSTPLRNLFLNDFWGTPMAEERSHKSYRPLTVFTFRLNYLFSELSAASYHLFNVVLHGVVCVLFLRVCRLFLDKTSSLVAALLFAVHPIHTEAVTGVVGRAELLSSIFLLAAFLAYTKSTGADHSIVWAPIALTVVLVAAATLCKEQGITVVGICCVHEVFVAQGFTLPMLLDTLRQVLQGKDGFPYAVLQTLLKLIVLIISTLLLVIIRVQVIQSQLPVFTRFDNPAAVSPTPTRQLTFNYLLPVNAWLLLNPSELCCDWTMGTIPLVESLLDLRNLATLLFYSFLALLAYHSLRYRHSSAKTVIMALSLIVLPFIPASNLFFPVGFVVAERVLYVPSMGFCVLVAHGFKIVSHKGHLKKISWLMIGVLLTTHAVKTFNRNWDWESEYTLFTSALKVNKNNAKLWNNVGHALENQNNYAKALRYFLQATRVQPDDIGAHMNVGRTYKNLNKSKEAEDAYLVAKSLMPQVIPGKKYATRVAPNHLNVYINLANLIRANESRLEEADQLYRQAISMRPDFKQAYISRGELLLKMNKLTEARDAYLRALELDRTNADLWYNLAIVNIEMKDPSEALKNFNHALELNPRHKLALFNSALLMQESGEPKFWPEANRRFLTYVEEEPDDANGYFNLGMLAMDANENAAAERWMRKAIGLQAGFRSALFNLALLYSQSKREVDALPVLDELLRYHPEHIKGLILKGDILMNHKKDTRGAKICFERILRMDPTNVQGKHNLCVVYFEERDLPRAERCLEETLALAPNEEYVRRHLSIVRSKMAAMSAAGQPLTSSEGATVTAKEEKPKRVREGAEEVAQGEEEGRVAETVGKGAEDDKNVRKSSAESLEGVAVDQSESLDSSQSDKRTKGKSTKEIKDIEKKRAAALKRLEEIERILSGD, from the exons ATGGCTGTCGTGTCATGGAAGGAGATTTTACTTTTGACTGGACTGGTGGTGGGATGTTACTGGAACAGTCTGTCATGCGGCTTCGTGTTTGATGATGTCTCAGCAATCCTTGACAACAAGGACCTACGGCCCTCAACCCCTCTCCGCAACCTATTCCTCAATGACTTCTGGGGAACGCCCATGGCTGAG GAGCGGAGCCATAAATCTTACCGACCCCTCACTGTATTCACCTTCCGACTGAACTACCTCTTCAGTGAGCTGAGCGCAGCTTCGTACCATCTCTTCAATGTGGTTTTACACGGCGTAGTATGTGTGCTTTTCCTGCGAGTGTGCCGATTGTTCCTGGACAAGACTTCCAGCTTGGTGGCAGCTTTGCTGTTTGCTGTGCATCCCATCCATACTGAAGCT GTCACAGGTGTGGTTGGCAGAGCTGAGCTTCTGTCTTCAATCTTCCTTCTGGCTGCTTTCCTGGCCTACACAAAATCAACAGGTGCAGACCACTCCATTG TTTGGGCTCCCATCGCTTTGACAGTCGTTCTCGTGGCTGCAGCGACACTGTGTAAGGAGCAGGGAATCACTGTCGTCGGCATCTGCTGCGTCCATGAAGTGTTCGTTGCACAAGGG tTTACCTTGCCCATGCTGTTGGACACACTGCGGCAAGTCCTGCAGGGTAAAGACGGTTTCCCCTACGCTGTCCTGCAAACTCTGCTGAAGCTCATTGTCCTCATCATCAGCACCCTGCTGCTCGTCATCATCAGAGTCCAAGTCATCCAGTCTCAGCTTCCTGTCTTCACCAG ATTTGATAACCCAGCAGCAGTCAGCCCCACTCCCACAAGACAACTGACTTTCAACTACCTACTTCCTGTGAATGCATGGCTTCTGCTGAATCCCTCAGAGCTCTGCTGCGACTGGACCATGGGCACCATCCCCCTGGTGGAGTCGCTCCTTGACCTCCGTAACCTGGCCACACTGCTGTTCTACTCCTTCCTGGCCCTGCTGGCGTACCACAGCCTGCGCTACAGACACAGCTCTGCCAAGACTGTCATCATG gCCCTGTCTTTGATTGTCCTGCCTTTTATACCTGCGTCCAACCTCTTCTTCCCTGTGGGCTTTGTCGTGGCAGAGAGGGTGCTGTACGTGCCCAGTATGGGCTTCTGTGTTCTCGTTGCACACGGGTTTAAGATTGTTTCGCATAAAGG TCACTTGAAGAAGATTTCCTGGTTGATGATTGGAGTGCTCTTAACTACGCATGCAGTGAAAACCTTTAACAGGAATTGGGACTGGGAGTCAGAATACACTCTATTCACGTCTGCCCTGAAG GTAAACAAGAACAACGCCAAGTTGTGGAACAATGTTGGCCACGCTCTAGAGAATCAAAATAATTATGCCAAGGCACTGCGGTACTTTCTCCAGGCCACTCGTGTTCAGCCAG ATGACATTGGTGCTCACATGAATGTTGGAAGAACCTACAAGAACCTGAACAAGTCCAAAGAGGCAGAAGATGCCTACTTGGTTGCCAAATCCCTCATGCCACAG GTCATTCCTGGTAAGAAGTATGCGACACGTGTGGCCCCTAACCATCTGAATGTTTACATAAACCTGGCCAATCTGATCCGGGCCAACGAATCCCGCCTAGAGGAGGCCGACCAGCTCTACCGACAAGCAATCAGCATGAGACCAGACTTCAAACAAGCCTACATTAGCAG AGGGGAGCTACTGCTGAAGATGAACAAGCTGACTGAGGCCCGGGACGCCTACCTCCGAGCCTTGGAGCTCGACCGCACCAACGCCGATCTGTGGTACAACCTGGCCATCGTCAACATTGAGATGAAGGACCCTTCAGAAGCCCTGAAGAACTTCAACCACGCCCTGGAGCTCAACCCCCGCCACAAGCTGGCGCTCTTCAACTCAGCACTCCTCATGCAGGAGTCTG GTGAGCCAAAGTTCTGGCCTGAGGCTAACCGTCGCTTCCTCACCTATGTGGAGGAGGAGCCTGACGATGCCAATGGCTACTTCAACCTTGGCATGCTGGCCATGGATGCCAATGAAAATGCAGCAGCGGAGCGGTGGATGCGTAAAGCCATTGGTTTGCAGGCCGGCTTCCGCAGTGCCCTGTTTAACCTGGCGTTGCTTTACTCTCAGTCCAAACGTGAGGTGGATGCTCTGCCTGTGTTGGACGAGCTACTGCGCTACCACCCAGAGCACATCAAGGGCCTGATTCTAAAGGGCGACATCCTCATGAACCACAAGAAAGACACCCGCGGGGCTAAAATCTGCTTCGAGCGCATCTTGCGGATGGACCCCACCAATGTGCAAGGCAAGCACAACTTGTGCGTGGTCTACTTTGAGGAGCGTGACCTGCCACGGGCCGAGCGATGCCTGGAGGAGACGCTGGCCCTGGCACCAAACGAGGAGTACGTGCGTCGTCACTTGAGCATTGTGCGAAGCAAAATGGCTGCCATGAGCGCAGCCGGGCAGCCACTTACTTCATCAGAGGGTGCCACTGTGACAGCTAAGGAGGAAAAGCCGAAGAGAGTTAGGGAGGGGGCGGAGGAAGTTGCTCAGGGtgaagaggaagggagggtTGCTGAGACTGTTGGAAAGGGGGCTGAGGATGACAAGAATGTGCGGAAATCCTCTGCAGAAAGCCTCGAAGGTGTGGCCGTGGACCAATCAGAGTCTTTGGACAGTAGCCAGTCTGACAAGCGGACTAAGGGTAAGTCCACTAAAGAGATTAAAGatatagagaaaaaaagggCAGCTGCCTTGAAGAGACTAGAGGAGATTGAGCGCATATTAAGTGGTGATTGA